In Rhizobium sp. BG4, the genomic stretch GTGCACGCCGAACGTTCGCTGCAGGTAAAGAAGCCGCTGCGGGACCTCGCAATGTGCGTAGACCTCGCTCTCGACGACCACCTTCGTCGATGACTTTGCCGCAAGCACAAAAGGATCGATCTGCGGGATCTTGTCGCCCATATAGGCCTCGATGAAGGCGGGCGGCAAATCGGTATCGATGGAGAACCCCTGTCCGAAGCGATAGTGATCCACATCGAGACCGGAGATGAAAATGAAGTCGAAGGGAACGGCCTTGCGCAGCCTGTCGATCGTGTCGTTCTGGCCAAAAGACCGATGCTTGGGCACAGACCTCAGATCGATATAGTCGTCCAGCGCATCTGGCGAGAGAACGGAGAGGGCGCTCACGGGCATTGCGAAGCACTCGATAGTTGCGGGGTCGATCCCAGTTATGGCTTTTGAGTATTAACTGAAGCTTAACAACGGCGGACGTGCGGTGTGATAAATCCGCATATGTTTGCACCTGAGAATCGATCTCAGGTGTAAAAAGCGTTTTTTTACAATGACTTATCAATGCGATTTCTGAGCCCGATTCAAAGTTGGTCGTTTTTCCGCCGTAGGTGTGATCCTGGATTCAGGACTATCGGCATCCCCCGGAACCTGAACACAAAAAAAAGCCCGCCGAAGCGAGCCTTGTGATGTCCGAATTTGTTGAAGCGAGCGCTATTTCCGCTTGTACCGCTGGACTTGGATCGGTGCGTCCAAGACTTCCGACCGAAGGAAGTATCGGCTCACATTGCCACAGTTTTCGTAGATCGGTCTTACCCCGATTTTGGCAAGGAGATCCAAGATTGTATTCGTATGGGTTTCGTGGAGCGCCGCCACTTCGGAAACGAGGATGTGGTCCATCTGGAAACGATCCATCGACTCCACGGTAACTGCCGACTGAAGACGACCGTTGAACGGATTGGTGATCTCGACGGTGTCGAGCAGACCGAGATTGATCAGGTATGGAACCGTCATTGGCTTAACTCGGAGATAGGCCGATGCGTCACGTTGGTTCATCACCGCGAGTCCCGCCAACACACTCAATGTTGGGCGCACCTTCGAAAGGTAGGCGAGTGCCTCGTCACGATCAAATCGCAATGAAGAAATTGTCAGCTCGTCATTCGGTGCGATGAAAACATTTCTGAGATGCCCGCCGATGACTGCAGCAATGACATCGACGATCTCACAACCAGCGTTCTGACAGACGCGCTTGATCGGAATGACTGCCTGGTTGCTATCGCTGACGACGACATGGGCGAAGAGCACGCTGCGGAACCTGTCCAAGTCTTCTCTTCGGATGCGAGAGTAGTTGCGGGTTTCATTCCGCAACTCGACGCGTGCCAGCAAGCCTCTTTCGAGGAGCCCTGTCATGACGACCTCGGTCACGCCCAATTCCTCACGTGCCTGTCTGCTTGTGAGGGTCTTGCTTGCCGCGACGAGAATCTCATGGGCGTGTTCGACATCGAAGTGGATCCGCCCGTTAGACAGTTTCAGATCTTCTACCAGTCCCGCTTGATGCAAAAGTTGCACAACGCGCTGCTCGTGCAAGCCGTATTCGATGCCGGCAGAGACTACGCTATGGACATAGCGTCGACTCACAGGAATGAAGCACATGTCGCCCGACGCGAACGGGAGATTGCGTTCGGCAATGTCTTGGAAAAGAGCTACCAGTTCGGCAAATTCGGCCTGCTCCGAATTGCTCCGTAGCCAGCGACCCAAAGCGCCGAAGAAGAATTTGTGCTGGCCGGAGGGACGAATTTTTCGAATGATCGCGACCACGATTTCGCGGATCGCTTGCTCGCCGTTTTTGGCGTAGTGAAATCCGATTTCACGGGGAGGGGCTGTGCGAAGATCTTGCGGGATGAGCGCAAGGGCCGGCCGGTGGCGCTTCAGGAATTTACCGAGGTATACGCATAGATCGACCACGACATGGGTCTCGAAGCGATCGAGGTAGGGTTCAGTGAGAACCCCCATCATGCGATCCTGCGCGTAGGCGTCGACTGCGAGAAATTGGGTCGGCACCGAACATGCAGCTTCCTGTTGGATCTTCCCGGCGTTCGTGGCTACGTACCGGCAAAAGCTATCATCGGTCTTGCGAGCGAGCGTCACCTCTACGATTGGCCGACGATGGCGAATGCAATTGGTAATCGCTCGGGACAACCATACGGCTCGCACGTAAGGCCGGGAAACGGGACGCCCGTCTCCCGTTGCAATGTCATCTACAATGCAGTTCGGGCAGTACCGGAAGCGCCGACCGCAGCGAGCCTGCTTGTTAAAGACCGCAAATCCCAGTTGCCAGTCCATCCGGCGGCGGCGGGTAGTGACGCGGTTCCTTGCGAGGTCGGCCGCGTTCTCGCCCGACCATCTGGCCAGCTTGCTGATGGCAACCGGGTTCGCTTTCGCAAGTTCGGGCGTCTTGATGCCGGTCATCGTGGAGAACATGCGATTAGACGAGAAGCCGTTGGCGACGCTTAGCCGGTCGCATAGGCTCTTGGGAGTTTCATCGATGTGGTGGACGACAGTGACGGGAAGCGGCATCGTGTCAGTCCTCCATCCCGAACCGCACGTCCGACAGGTCGATGGCACGGAAGTCCCTTGCGATGAAGATGTTTTCCTCACCGGAGAGGCCCCGGGCGCGTTCGAATTCGCGTTCGAAATCTGTCTTCGTAAGCACCCTCCGGTTACGCGCTAGCGCGCGGAACGATGCGCCTTGAATGAATTCGATCAGCTTGCCCCAGGCGCCATTCATGGAGAGGCAAAGGCGCTGTCGAAACTCGAACTTAGGGTCCAGCAATTCGTCATGCAGGGTGAGGCCGCAGAAGTTCACAGCAGTGTCAACGAGGAGTTTCTCGACCCAGGCATCGTCCGTGTCAGGATCCATGCAATGGAAGGGGAGAGGAAATGTCCGGCGATCAATCTGGTCGTCCTTGCGCATTTCACTAATTCGAGGCATGCCGCTGAGGATCATGTGCAGATGCCAGTCTTCGCGACTGA encodes the following:
- a CDS encoding autoinducer binding domain-containing protein; translated protein: MPVSALSVLSPDALDDYIDLRSVPKHRSFGQNDTIDRLRKAVPFDFIFISGLDVDHYRFGQGFSIDTDLPPAFIEAYMGDKIPQIDPFVLAAKSSTKVVVESEVYAHCEVPQRLLYLQRTFGVHNRTIVPIFRDDTVYGAVGYTRQTPFDDDELGFLEFVSEAVHTAFTKPLMERYAAEQMRLSKGEMACLSQASLGLTSEGIGRATGYQLETVNSYIKSAAKKLGAANRTQAIAEAIRRRLIA
- a CDS encoding TniQ family protein, with the protein product MPLPVTVVHHIDETPKSLCDRLSVANGFSSNRMFSTMTGIKTPELAKANPVAISKLARWSGENAADLARNRVTTRRRRMDWQLGFAVFNKQARCGRRFRYCPNCIVDDIATGDGRPVSRPYVRAVWLSRAITNCIRHRRPIVEVTLARKTDDSFCRYVATNAGKIQQEAACSVPTQFLAVDAYAQDRMMGVLTEPYLDRFETHVVVDLCVYLGKFLKRHRPALALIPQDLRTAPPREIGFHYAKNGEQAIREIVVAIIRKIRPSGQHKFFFGALGRWLRSNSEQAEFAELVALFQDIAERNLPFASGDMCFIPVSRRYVHSVVSAGIEYGLHEQRVVQLLHQAGLVEDLKLSNGRIHFDVEHAHEILVAASKTLTSRQAREELGVTEVVMTGLLERGLLARVELRNETRNYSRIRREDLDRFRSVLFAHVVVSDSNQAVIPIKRVCQNAGCEIVDVIAAVIGGHLRNVFIAPNDELTISSLRFDRDEALAYLSKVRPTLSVLAGLAVMNQRDASAYLRVKPMTVPYLINLGLLDTVEITNPFNGRLQSAVTVESMDRFQMDHILVSEVAALHETHTNTILDLLAKIGVRPIYENCGNVSRYFLRSEVLDAPIQVQRYKRK